The Bacteroidales bacterium genome includes a region encoding these proteins:
- the lgt gene encoding prolipoprotein diacylglyceryl transferase encodes MLSSVVWNADPAIFSLGPLEIRWYGLLFAIGFLVGYYIEAKIFKNDKAPDDWCDKLFVYVIVATIIGARLGHCFFYDWDYYTSNPIEIFKIWEGGLASHGGTIAIIIAVLIYAKKVTHRNALWVFDRLVIPIALVGAMIRFGNLMNHEIYGTQTTMPWGFNFITNISEWQNGASPQYSPTSHPTQIYEALSYFTLFVTLMFMYWKKDAGDKRGLLFGVFFLWVFGSRFAIEFLKLPQEMFEIELMERVGMNMGQILSIPFIIIGIYFTIRGLKATKKSGKISHRHSHIHRHYKK; translated from the coding sequence ATGCTTAGTTCTGTAGTTTGGAATGCTGATCCTGCCATATTTTCTTTAGGACCTCTTGAGATAAGATGGTATGGTTTACTATTTGCCATAGGTTTTTTGGTTGGTTATTATATTGAGGCTAAAATATTTAAAAACGATAAAGCTCCCGATGATTGGTGCGATAAACTTTTTGTATATGTTATAGTTGCTACTATTATTGGTGCAAGATTAGGCCACTGCTTTTTTTATGATTGGGACTATTACACCAGCAACCCTATTGAGATATTTAAGATATGGGAAGGTGGATTGGCAAGTCATGGCGGTACAATAGCAATTATTATTGCAGTTCTTATATATGCTAAAAAAGTTACACACAGAAATGCTCTTTGGGTGTTTGACCGTTTAGTTATACCTATTGCTTTGGTTGGAGCAATGATACGATTTGGTAATTTAATGAATCACGAGATTTATGGTACTCAAACCACAATGCCTTGGGGTTTTAATTTTATTACTAATATCTCGGAGTGGCAAAATGGCGCTTCACCTCAATATTCTCCAACATCGCATCCTACTCAAATATATGAGGCTTTATCATACTTTACTCTCTTTGTTACTCTAATGTTTATGTATTGGAAGAAAGACGCTGGGGATAAAAGAGGTTTATTATTTGGAGTCTTCTTCTTATGGGTATTTGGTTCTAGATTTGCAATTGAATTCTTGAAACTTCCTCAAGAGATGTTTGAGATTGAGTTGATGGAGAGAGTTGGTATGAATATGGGACAAATATTGAGTATTCCATTTATAATCATAGGTATATATTTTACTATAAGAGGATTAAAAGCAACTAAAAAGAGCGGTAAAATATCCCACAGACATTCGCATATTCATAGACACTATAAGAAATAG
- a CDS encoding T9SS type A sorting domain-containing protein, with amino-acid sequence MKKVLSIVVALLLPICVYSQSSPQHEMYVKIGSESATWTDAYTNWTPGNTSLYQNLDDEAAENEQFFISRVKPRTRFTNSFTQVRISQIPDRKFLWWCPIGGDGWNALPSYFFGGEVWTMWSYTDIWGNWTAPFMSMPAAMLDVCHKNGVKISCVAPITWASYLSPTSEGYGEMLARMLIDGPDKFLKYLKYYGIDGIGWNSEFDFSRTKLMSGPYIGKEFHTATKLFFGDLYEKAETYGVPFHNCWYSMIHNLGTMPSPSPLSETNKDWFHYNGRPTSTVYFTNYGADLSVSQETHAANFPERSLFDVFMGVDYQAGTALKEWKQLNNYNISLGIWGAHNRNMIYEQRGERGSTPLQMQKTYQELLETVFTGSSGNPVNPPAINSYTKFSTTSTDAYGWAQYIVAKSVLTCDDLAADPFVTNFNLGNGTFFNIAGERHADTEWYNIGIQDYMPSWRWWATSTYMGRTAEEVSNDLTAEFTWDDAWFGGSCLQISGATEQTYLQLFKTKYPTAKSGDYLTIRYKVLSGTGTMAWACSKEGDEATAVERVIKTNATVESGDEDANGWVTLSTQLSGRQFKLNSSTIAQIGLKFTNTTEDFKILIGQIALTRGELGSSLIPATPVVDKVKLMARNYKGVDMKIIFNMADAYTGEPKEAYEPIYNSDVNTSHYRIYTQQEGKEEKVFTATTSWASYVVAAPYDTKLGGGLRIGVSAVSLDGEQESDIAWGEWLYPMNIQATIVEGTIIDKPIIKVNEEFTIKYIDINHPAATWEIINSATGASIKTFANTTSITLSLPTEGSYDVKITNADGTVAYTRGIIQVSPINTGAIPVLTSLTANKSEAYKEDDITLSYTASRVGEGTVSRSVKVEDPNMLRFPEVVGSRPYTYMMWFKADNLTHNSQGTNLIDKRSFTESWPHNNWGDFWVTIRPEQMALKETSATSTTNDKKHSANEISFNTYGWTEHDLPNSQMMSTDHSVNEGQWIHIAVTFGVDNKQKMYFNGKKVAETTIQHITNNAVRVAGSSVYVGGTSVYKSGFNGWVDEFQVWDRVLTDVEIQTAMKGYNIVPSGLQGYWNFETTQENSEGKKVFPNLGQKGSSYVAELVSTIGEENGDSGIVETVINASNDELGNPMISGSYQVTTTPEWNTPEAKLITTTNGAKISYNATGTYTAGLTLKNMWGSSETKSVDIIIVPYPDGVEESVVEQMSVYPNPFTDYVNLSFAKEGAYTIEIHSIDGKLIESKTLSVDTNEIVRVDIDGDKGIYILKVVAENQSVVRTIKVVKR; translated from the coding sequence ATGAAAAAGGTCTTATCTATTGTAGTCGCACTATTATTACCAATATGTGTATACTCACAATCATCACCTCAGCATGAAATGTATGTGAAAATAGGTTCAGAGAGTGCAACATGGACCGATGCCTACACAAATTGGACTCCAGGAAATACATCATTATATCAAAATCTTGATGATGAAGCTGCCGAGAATGAACAATTTTTTATATCTCGCGTAAAACCGCGTACACGATTTACAAACTCTTTTACACAAGTAAGAATATCTCAAATACCAGATCGAAAATTCTTATGGTGGTGTCCAATTGGTGGAGATGGATGGAATGCACTACCATCATACTTCTTTGGTGGTGAAGTATGGACAATGTGGAGTTACACCGATATATGGGGAAACTGGACAGCGCCCTTTATGAGTATGCCAGCAGCAATGCTTGACGTATGTCACAAAAATGGAGTAAAAATATCGTGTGTAGCCCCTATTACTTGGGCGTCCTATTTATCTCCAACATCAGAAGGATATGGCGAGATGCTTGCCCGAATGTTGATTGATGGTCCGGATAAGTTTCTTAAGTACCTTAAATATTATGGAATTGATGGAATAGGATGGAACTCAGAGTTTGATTTTAGTCGAACAAAACTAATGTCAGGTCCATATATAGGAAAAGAATTTCATACAGCAACAAAACTATTTTTTGGAGACCTCTATGAAAAAGCCGAAACATACGGAGTACCTTTCCATAATTGTTGGTATTCGATGATACATAATTTAGGAACAATGCCATCACCCTCACCACTCTCAGAAACAAACAAAGATTGGTTTCATTACAATGGTAGGCCTACATCAACGGTGTATTTTACGAACTATGGAGCAGATCTATCAGTATCTCAAGAGACGCATGCTGCTAACTTTCCAGAACGTTCACTATTCGATGTATTTATGGGAGTGGATTATCAGGCAGGAACAGCACTAAAAGAGTGGAAACAATTAAACAATTATAACATATCTTTAGGAATATGGGGAGCCCATAATCGCAATATGATATATGAGCAACGCGGAGAACGAGGGTCAACACCACTTCAAATGCAAAAGACATATCAAGAATTGCTTGAGACCGTATTTACAGGTTCATCAGGTAATCCTGTAAATCCTCCGGCAATAAACAGTTATACAAAATTCAGCACTACCTCAACCGATGCCTACGGATGGGCACAATATATAGTAGCAAAAAGTGTACTAACCTGTGATGATTTAGCAGCCGATCCCTTTGTAACAAACTTCAATTTAGGAAACGGAACCTTCTTTAATATAGCAGGAGAACGTCATGCAGATACAGAGTGGTATAATATAGGAATACAAGACTATATGCCCTCATGGCGTTGGTGGGCAACCAGTACCTATATGGGAAGAACCGCTGAAGAGGTTAGCAATGATTTAACCGCTGAATTTACATGGGATGATGCTTGGTTTGGAGGTTCATGTTTACAAATATCAGGAGCAACAGAGCAAACCTATTTGCAACTCTTTAAAACAAAATACCCAACAGCAAAATCTGGCGATTATTTAACAATACGCTATAAAGTCTTGTCAGGAACAGGAACAATGGCATGGGCATGTTCAAAAGAGGGAGATGAGGCAACAGCCGTAGAGAGAGTGATAAAAACAAATGCAACAGTTGAGAGTGGCGATGAAGATGCGAATGGCTGGGTAACCCTAAGCACACAACTCAGTGGACGACAATTCAAACTAAATAGTTCTACCATAGCACAAATAGGTTTGAAATTTACCAATACAACCGAAGACTTTAAAATTTTAATAGGACAAATAGCACTCACACGAGGCGAATTAGGAAGTTCGCTAATTCCTGCCACTCCAGTTGTTGATAAAGTAAAACTGATGGCTCGTAACTATAAGGGAGTAGATATGAAGATAATCTTCAATATGGCAGATGCTTATACAGGAGAACCCAAAGAGGCATACGAGCCAATATACAATTCCGATGTAAATACCTCCCACTATCGTATCTATACCCAGCAAGAGGGTAAAGAAGAAAAAGTCTTTACAGCAACAACCTCATGGGCATCGTACGTTGTTGCAGCACCTTACGACACCAAATTGGGCGGAGGTTTGCGTATAGGAGTATCAGCAGTAAGTCTTGACGGAGAGCAAGAGAGTGATATAGCGTGGGGAGAATGGCTATATCCAATGAATATCCAAGCAACAATAGTAGAGGGAACAATAATAGACAAACCAATAATAAAAGTAAACGAAGAGTTTACAATTAAATATATTGATATAAATCACCCAGCTGCAACATGGGAGATAATAAACTCGGCAACAGGAGCATCTATAAAAACATTTGCAAACACAACATCAATAACCCTATCATTGCCAACCGAGGGCTCATACGATGTTAAAATTACAAATGCTGATGGTACAGTAGCCTACACACGAGGTATAATACAAGTATCGCCAATAAACACAGGAGCAATACCGGTTTTAACATCACTGACAGCAAATAAATCAGAAGCTTATAAAGAAGATGATATAACACTTTCATATACAGCATCGCGAGTAGGAGAGGGAACAGTATCACGCTCGGTAAAGGTTGAAGATCCAAATATGCTACGCTTCCCTGAAGTTGTAGGTTCAAGACCATACACATATATGATGTGGTTTAAAGCCGACAACTTAACGCACAATAGTCAAGGAACAAACCTGATAGACAAACGCAGTTTTACGGAGTCATGGCCACACAATAACTGGGGTGATTTTTGGGTGACAATCCGTCCCGAGCAGATGGCACTAAAAGAGACAAGTGCAACATCAACAACCAATGATAAAAAACATTCAGCCAATGAAATATCGTTTAATACATACGGATGGACAGAACACGATCTACCCAATTCTCAAATGATGTCAACAGACCACAGTGTAAACGAAGGTCAATGGATACACATAGCAGTAACATTTGGCGTGGATAATAAGCAAAAAATGTATTTCAACGGAAAGAAAGTAGCTGAAACAACAATCCAGCATATAACCAACAATGCAGTGAGGGTTGCAGGAAGTAGCGTATATGTTGGAGGAACAAGTGTATATAAGAGTGGATTTAATGGCTGGGTAGATGAATTCCAAGTATGGGATAGAGTTTTGACTGATGTTGAGATACAGACAGCTATGAAAGGATATAACATCGTCCCGAGTGGATTACAAGGATATTGGAATTTTGAAACAACTCAAGAGAATAGCGAAGGTAAAAAAGTGTTCCCAAATTTAGGACAAAAAGGCTCATCTTATGTAGCAGAGTTGGTATCTACAATAGGAGAAGAGAATGGCGATTCAGGAATAGTAGAAACCGTAATCAATGCTTCAAACGATGAGTTAGGTAACCCAATGATTTCAGGAAGTTATCAAGTAACAACAACACCAGAGTGGAATACACCAGAGGCAAAGTTAATAACCACAACAAATGGAGCAAAAATCTCATACAATGCAACAGGAACATATACAGCAGGGTTAACCCTAAAAAATATGTGGGGAAGCAGTGAAACCAAATCAGTTGATATAATAATAGTACCATATCCCGATGGAGTAGAGGAGTCGGTTGTTGAACAAATGAGCGTATATCCAAACCCCTTTACCGATTATGTAAACCTATCATTTGCAAAAGAGGGAGCATATACAATAGAGATACACTCCATTGACGGAAAATTGATAGAGAGCAAAACTCTATCAGTTGATACAAATGAGATTGTAAGAGTGGATATAGATGGCGATAAAGGAATATATATTCTCAAAGTAGTAGCCGAAAATCAATCAGTAGTACGCACAATAAAAGTAGTTAAGAGATAA
- a CDS encoding SDR family NAD(P)-dependent oxidoreductase, with protein sequence MKKIVIVGATSGIGMESAKLFLQNGYIVGLAGRREENLLSLQKEYPKTSFIKKIDVIAPEAPQMLSELIDDMGGMDIYLHVSGIGFQNKELEPQIEIDTVKTNCLGMTQMVVKAYDYFSKNGGGQIAVVSSIAGTKGLGVAPSYSATKRFNNIYLQCLAQLSRMRGDKISFTDIRPGFVETALLRNANYPMKMQAPYAAKKLYKAVVNKKRVAIIDWKYSILVAFWQLIPNFIWERLKIVKTK encoded by the coding sequence ATGAAAAAAATAGTAATAGTAGGAGCAACATCAGGAATAGGAATGGAGAGTGCAAAACTATTCCTGCAAAACGGATATATAGTTGGATTAGCAGGGCGAAGAGAAGAAAATTTGCTCTCTCTACAAAAAGAGTATCCTAAAACTTCTTTTATTAAAAAGATAGATGTAATAGCACCAGAGGCACCACAAATGCTCTCTGAGTTGATAGACGATATGGGAGGAATGGATATATACCTCCATGTCTCAGGTATAGGTTTTCAAAATAAAGAATTGGAGCCACAAATAGAGATAGATACTGTAAAGACAAACTGTTTGGGAATGACACAAATGGTAGTAAAAGCATACGACTACTTCTCAAAAAACGGAGGAGGTCAAATAGCCGTTGTCTCATCAATAGCAGGAACCAAAGGTTTAGGAGTCGCACCATCATACTCAGCCACAAAACGATTTAACAATATCTATCTTCAATGCTTGGCACAACTATCAAGAATGAGAGGAGATAAAATATCATTTACCGATATACGTCCAGGATTTGTTGAAACAGCCCTGTTGCGCAATGCCAACTACCCAATGAAGATGCAAGCCCCTTATGCAGCAAAAAAACTGTATAAGGCGGTAGTAAACAAAAAGAGAGTGGCAATAATAGATTGGAAATACTCCATATTAGTAGCCTTTTGGCAATTAATCCCAAACTTTATATGGGAACGCCTCAAAATAGTAAAAACAAAGTAG
- a CDS encoding T9SS type A sorting domain-containing protein: MKKLLLMTLVIAMYAGSVFAQTVPSHDKYVKMGSSISWYQAYQNWEPGVPLYNGDSEAAANEQFFISRVKPRKRFTFTATQVKESLDPERKVLWWCPINESSWNALPSYFFNGEAYSMWSYTDTYGNWTAPLIQVPAAFLDVCHKNGVRSGCVASVPFGAGPSPNDGGHGSNINALVNGGYEKLLKYLRYYGVDGIGFNSEFSWSLLNPTGFKNMMGDCYANAEAYGVPFNNAWYSFTSNGGSYGDYSVLNSGCVEWFHYNGKKVSDAYFLNYNWYSSQLSTSQTTAEGKGRSGYDVYGGMDFQGRSSASWVALQDYKVSFGIWGAHNTNMIFINQGENGSTPVQKQLTYQKISENVFTGASYNPVNTPPVTNLLCHTSKSTTFHGFSSFITARSTLTPQDGGSLATDPFVTYFNMGNGQFWKENGEIAYNGVWYNLGMQDYLPTWRWWWTSTFMGKDATEATTDMEAVFNWNDSWYGGTSLEINGETDQAYLQLFKTKYPTNTTGDYLTIRYKVLSGTGKISWACSKESAPKTEVSASIANITSSTEIGKWVEKQIQITSGRNGIKLQNDVICLLGLKFEDTSSDFKVLIGEIALTRGKPGVIAAPSAPKILSSKVLSYNYKGADVKVVFDMTSNDTKAAGRQAYQTIYNSDVNTWFYKIYVRQAGGEPKLCTSTTSWASYVVAAPYDAELGGKIQVGVSAVSLDGRKESTIAWGQEMSLPAPVIIEGTEVDKPVIKPNEEFSVKFVDPNHQKATWTIISSATGETVKTVNNASGVTTSLPEVGMYDVKITSGSNESYTRGLIQISPESTGTIPLIESLTADKTSANTNEKINLSYIAERLGEGKVSRSVKVDDPYMLRFPSLKGTAPYTYMMWFKTESISHDTQGTNLISKTTFTDVWPHENWGDFWVQIRPKVTAHSVSYTAANEHAENEISFNVYGWDAHDVPRDGMMSTGYSVNLDQWTHIAITLDTDGSEKMYFNGRLVASSKDYEVENNGQRMNGDVYIGGAGTYKAGFTGWIDDFQVWDRVLTDSEVKTAMKGYATGATIPSGLLGYWDFETLESDGESFANRGTAGATKYAQYVEKITGNGPAYCETRAVNNEQLGMPILHGTLEVKTSAKWDVAPGTLTDKGGTLAAGTVNVSYSAEGQYTPKLTLENMWGSDSKTIDFITVTTGSGLEDAVVEEMGVYPNPFTDFVNIMFTQEGVYTAQIVALDGRLIESKALSVAANEGVRVDINGESGAYILRILNENGVAVRTMKIIKK, encoded by the coding sequence ATGAAAAAATTACTATTGATGACTTTGGTCATTGCAATGTACGCAGGAAGCGTATTTGCACAAACAGTACCATCTCACGACAAGTATGTTAAGATGGGAAGTTCTATTAGTTGGTATCAAGCATACCAAAATTGGGAGCCGGGAGTCCCATTGTATAATGGCGATTCAGAAGCAGCTGCAAACGAGCAATTCTTTATTTCTCGTGTAAAACCTCGTAAACGTTTTACATTTACTGCAACACAAGTAAAAGAGAGTCTTGATCCAGAACGTAAAGTTTTATGGTGGTGTCCAATAAACGAATCATCGTGGAATGCACTTCCATCATACTTCTTCAATGGAGAGGCATACTCAATGTGGAGTTATACCGATACATACGGAAACTGGACAGCACCATTAATCCAAGTACCAGCAGCCTTCCTTGATGTATGTCATAAAAATGGAGTACGTTCAGGATGTGTAGCATCAGTACCATTTGGAGCAGGTCCATCACCAAATGATGGAGGTCACGGATCAAACATCAATGCCCTTGTAAATGGTGGATATGAGAAATTGCTTAAATACCTTCGTTACTATGGTGTAGATGGAATAGGATTTAACTCAGAGTTCTCATGGAGCCTTTTGAATCCAACAGGTTTCAAAAATATGATGGGAGATTGTTATGCAAATGCTGAGGCTTACGGAGTGCCATTTAACAATGCATGGTATTCATTTACTTCAAATGGAGGAAGTTACGGAGATTATAGTGTACTTAATAGTGGATGTGTAGAGTGGTTCCACTATAATGGGAAAAAAGTATCAGATGCATACTTCTTGAACTATAACTGGTATTCATCTCAATTATCTACATCACAAACAACAGCCGAAGGAAAAGGTCGCTCAGGATATGATGTATATGGAGGAATGGACTTTCAAGGTCGTTCATCAGCATCATGGGTGGCACTACAAGATTACAAAGTATCATTTGGTATTTGGGGAGCCCACAACACTAATATGATTTTTATTAATCAAGGAGAAAATGGATCAACTCCTGTTCAAAAACAACTAACTTACCAAAAAATTAGTGAGAACGTATTTACAGGAGCATCATATAACCCGGTAAACACACCTCCAGTAACAAATCTATTATGTCATACTTCAAAATCAACAACGTTCCACGGATTTTCAAGTTTCATTACAGCTCGTAGTACCTTAACACCTCAAGATGGAGGAAGTTTGGCAACAGACCCATTTGTTACATATTTCAATATGGGTAACGGACAATTCTGGAAAGAGAATGGCGAAATTGCATATAATGGAGTATGGTATAATCTAGGAATGCAAGACTATTTGCCCACATGGCGTTGGTGGTGGACTAGTACCTTTATGGGTAAAGATGCAACAGAGGCAACAACCGATATGGAGGCAGTATTTAATTGGAATGACTCATGGTATGGCGGAACATCTTTAGAAATTAACGGAGAAACAGACCAAGCATATTTGCAACTCTTCAAAACAAAATACCCAACAAATACAACAGGAGATTATTTAACAATTCGTTATAAAGTGCTTTCAGGAACAGGAAAAATCTCTTGGGCATGTTCAAAAGAGTCTGCACCTAAAACTGAGGTGTCAGCGTCTATCGCAAATATCACATCAAGCACAGAAATAGGAAAATGGGTTGAAAAACAAATTCAGATAACCAGCGGACGTAATGGTATAAAATTACAAAACGATGTTATATGTCTATTAGGATTAAAATTTGAGGATACATCATCTGATTTCAAAGTGCTTATTGGTGAGATAGCATTAACAAGAGGAAAACCCGGAGTTATAGCAGCACCTTCAGCACCAAAAATTTTATCATCAAAGGTTCTTTCATATAACTATAAAGGAGCTGACGTAAAAGTTGTATTTGATATGACAAGCAATGATACAAAAGCAGCTGGACGTCAAGCCTACCAAACTATCTATAATAGTGATGTAAACACTTGGTTCTACAAAATATATGTACGTCAAGCAGGAGGAGAGCCAAAACTTTGTACCTCAACAACATCATGGGCATCATATGTTGTAGCAGCCCCATACGATGCAGAGTTAGGAGGTAAAATACAAGTAGGAGTAAGTGCAGTAAGTTTAGATGGACGAAAAGAATCTACAATTGCGTGGGGACAAGAGATGTCATTGCCAGCACCAGTAATTATAGAAGGAACAGAGGTTGACAAACCAGTAATCAAACCAAACGAAGAGTTCTCGGTTAAATTTGTTGATCCCAACCATCAAAAAGCAACTTGGACTATAATAAGCTCAGCAACAGGAGAGACAGTTAAAACCGTTAATAATGCATCAGGAGTAACAACATCCCTTCCAGAAGTAGGAATGTATGACGTTAAGATTACATCAGGATCAAATGAGTCATACACTCGTGGATTAATTCAAATATCTCCAGAGAGTACAGGAACAATACCTTTAATTGAATCTCTGACAGCAGATAAAACATCTGCAAATACAAATGAAAAAATCAATTTGTCATACATAGCAGAACGATTAGGCGAAGGTAAAGTATCGCGTAGTGTTAAAGTAGATGATCCATATATGTTGCGATTCCCTTCATTGAAAGGAACAGCACCATATACCTATATGATGTGGTTTAAAACAGAGTCTATATCTCACGACACACAAGGAACTAACCTTATAAGCAAAACAACATTTACAGATGTATGGCCACATGAGAACTGGGGAGACTTCTGGGTACAAATAAGACCTAAAGTTACAGCTCATTCTGTTTCATATACAGCTGCAAACGAGCATGCTGAAAATGAGATATCGTTTAATGTATATGGATGGGATGCTCACGATGTACCACGTGATGGTATGATGTCAACAGGATATAGCGTAAACCTTGACCAATGGACACACATTGCAATAACATTAGATACAGATGGAAGCGAAAAAATGTATTTCAATGGACGTCTTGTTGCATCATCAAAAGACTACGAAGTTGAGAATAACGGACAAAGAATGAATGGAGATGTATATATTGGAGGAGCAGGAACATATAAAGCAGGATTTACAGGTTGGATTGATGATTTCCAAGTATGGGATCGAGTATTAACAGATTCTGAGGTTAAGACAGCAATGAAAGGATATGCAACAGGAGCAACAATTCCAAGCGGATTATTAGGATACTGGGACTTTGAAACACTCGAAAGTGATGGAGAATCATTTGCTAACCGTGGAACCGCAGGTGCTACCAAGTATGCTCAATATGTAGAGAAGATAACAGGAAACGGACCAGCATATTGCGAGACAAGAGCCGTAAATAACGAACAGTTGGGTATGCCAATTCTTCATGGAACATTAGAGGTTAAAACATCTGCAAAATGGGATGTCGCACCCGGAACATTAACAGATAAAGGAGGAACACTTGCAGCAGGAACCGTTAATGTATCATATTCAGCAGAGGGACAATATACTCCAAAACTAACTCTTGAGAATATGTGGGGTAGTGATAGCAAGACAATAGATTTCATAACCGTAACTACCGGTTCAGGATTAGAGGATGCCGTAGTTGAGGAGATGGGCGTATATCCTAACCCATTCACCGATTTTGTAAATATTATGTTTACACAAGAGGGTGTGTACACCGCTCAAATAGTTGCACTTGACGGACGCTTAATAGAGTCAAAAGCATTGTCAGTTGCAGCAAATGAGGGAGTAAGAGTAGATATTAACGGAGAAAGTGGAGCATACATCTTACGTATTCTAAATGAAAACGGAGTAGCAGTTCGTACAATGAAGATTATCAAAAAATAA
- a CDS encoding diaminopimelate dehydrogenase — MKKMRVAVVGYGNIGKFTIDAIEASCDMEVAGIVRRNVNDIPEEIKKYKVVSNIKDLENVDVAILATPTRKVEEYAKEILAMGINTADSFDIHSGITALRANLDKIAKESGAVAIISAGWDPGSDSVVRTLMEAAAPKGITYTNFGPGMSMGHTVAVKAIEGVKAALSMTIPVGTGIHRRMVYIEVEDGYKFEEVAKAIKADAYFVNDETHVMQVECVDNLLDMGHGVMMCRKGVSGKTQNQLFEFNMKINNPALTAQMLVNAARATFRQQPGCYTMPEVPVIDLLPGDREEWISHLV, encoded by the coding sequence TTGGATATGGCAATATTGGAAAATTTACCATCGATGCCATTGAGGCTTCGTGCGATATGGAGGTTGCGGGAATTGTTAGACGTAATGTCAATGATATTCCTGAAGAGATAAAAAAATATAAAGTGGTTAGCAATATTAAGGATCTTGAAAATGTTGATGTTGCTATTCTTGCCACTCCTACCCGTAAAGTTGAGGAGTATGCAAAAGAGATATTGGCAATGGGTATTAATACTGCCGATAGTTTTGATATTCACTCGGGTATTACTGCATTAAGGGCAAACCTTGATAAGATTGCAAAAGAGAGTGGAGCTGTGGCTATAATATCGGCCGGTTGGGACCCGGGTAGCGACTCTGTTGTTCGTACTCTAATGGAGGCTGCCGCACCTAAAGGTATTACTTATACCAACTTTGGACCCGGTATGAGTATGGGACACACTGTTGCTGTTAAAGCAATAGAGGGTGTTAAGGCTGCTCTCTCTATGACAATTCCTGTTGGAACTGGTATTCACAGGAGAATGGTATATATTGAAGTTGAAGACGGGTATAAGTTTGAAGAGGTTGCTAAAGCGATTAAGGCTGATGCATACTTTGTTAATGATGAGACTCATGTTATGCAGGTTGAGTGTGTTGACAACCTTTTGGATATGGGGCATGGCGTTATGATGTGTCGCAAGGGAGTATCGGGCAAAACACAAAATCAACTTTTTGAGTTTAATATGAAGATTAACAACCCTGCTCTTACTGCTCAAATGTTGGTTAATGCTGCTCGTGCAACATTCCGTCAACAACCCGGTTGCTATACAATGCCCGAAGTGCCTGTTATAGATTTATTGCCAGGAGATAGAGAAGAGTGGATTTCACATTTGGTTTAA